TGGCTCATATTGGTTAAAAATTCGCTTTTAGTACGGTTAGCCGCTTCTGCAGCTGTTTTCGCATTTATAAGAGCTTCCTCTGCTTTTTTCCTGGCGGTTATATCCCTTATAACCACAATATTTGCTGGCTGACCTCTGTAAATTATTTTTGTACCTAGACCTTCGATCCATAGAGGCTCTCCATTGCAGGAGGTGGACTTGTAAACGCTGAGATAGCCACCCCTTCCATTGAGAACATTAATCTGATCTTCAACTGCAACAGGCACTGATTCCGGAGCGAGGTATTTCATAATGTCTATACCTGCCACTTTTTCAAGCTCCATGCCTAACATTTTTCCAATAGCCGCATTTGCAGCCAGTACCCTGCCTTCAAAATCCAGTATCAGAATGCCGTCGAGAGTGTTGTTGACAAGAGTACGGAAGTTCTCTTCACTTTCTTTCAGTGCTTTTTCGGCTTTCTTACGTTCTGTAATGTCCCGAACATACACTATCAGCCCCTCTTCATTCCCAAGTTTGACTCTTCTTGCTGCAACTTCAGCCGGAAAAGAAGTACCATCCTTCTTTTGATTAATCCTCTCGACTGTTTTTTCCCCTGCAGCTTTATTGCAGGATGTGATATCATGAGCAATTATGTTAAGGTCCCCGGGAAAGAGGTCGATTACCTGCAATTTTAAGATCTCTTCTTTATCATACCCGAAAATCCTGCAGGCTGCCCCGTTACAGTCAACAATTTTCCCGCTGTCTGTCCCTATGATGATACCGTCAACTGATAATTCCACAACCTGTTTGAATTTTTCTTCGGATTCGATCAGCTCTCTTTCTGCTTTCTTGCTGGCAGTAATATCATAGACATTTATAAAAAAAAGTTCTTTATCTCTGATGTTAACGGTATTGATATAGACCTCTACATGTCTTATTTCCCCACTGGCAAGTTTATGGCAGGAATAGAAATGACCTCTTTTTTCCAAAAAAACCTGCCGGGTAATTTCCTTATTTTTTTCTTCAGAGAATACGTTAATATCGGAGATTTTTTTTGCAGTCATTTCTTCATAAGTATATCCATAATAAGCGCATGCAGGATCGTTGGCATCGACAATACGGTAACTCTCAGGGTCTACCAGAAGGGTGACAGCCGGGCTATTATTAAAAAACTGCCTGTACCTGCTTTCGCTTTCCTGCAGAGCTTCATAATTCTTTTTTATTCTGATTAAAGACTTTATCCTTGTTTTAAGCTCAAATCTATCTATAGGCTTCTGAATAAAGTCATCAGCTCCGCACCGGGTTGCTTTCAACTTATTCGGTTTTTCAAAAAATCCGGAAATAACAATTATGGGTATAAATTTGTAATCAGGATCGTTT
This window of the Methanosarcina mazei S-6 genome carries:
- a CDS encoding PAS domain S-box protein, with protein sequence MALKMVELHVFEKSKVLIVDDERDQVELLCLQLEDEYLPIPAYSGKEAIELVKAELPDLILLDLMLPECDGYEICRILKNDPDYKFIPIIVISGFFEKPNKLKATRCGADDFIQKPIDRFELKTRIKSLIRIKKNYEALQESESRYRQFFNNSPAVTLLVDPESYRIVDANDPACAYYGYTYEEMTAKKISDINVFSEEKNKEITRQVFLEKRGHFYSCHKLASGEIRHVEVYINTVNIRDKELFFINVYDITASKKAERELIESEEKFKQVVELSVDGIIIGTDSGKIVDCNGAACRIFGYDKEEILKLQVIDLFPGDLNIIAHDITSCNKAAGEKTVERINQKKDGTSFPAEVAARRVKLGNEEGLIVYVRDITERKKAEKALKESEENFRTLVNNTLDGILILDFEGRVLAANAAIGKMLGMELEKVAGIDIMKYLAPESVPVAVEDQINVLNGRGGYLSVYKSTSCNGEPLWIEGLGTKIIYRGQPANIVVIRDITARKKAEEALINAKTAAEAANRTKSEFLTNMSHELKTPLNSIIGFSDLLIEGIAGPLNEKQSRYAGFISSNGKNLLNIINGILELSKVESEGDELTLQEFSVNESINKSISTALPQILKKNIKLNYNSDSDPLCIFADENKFRQIMESLLNNAVKFTPEDGLIDISSKQEGGIVTIKVKDTGIGIPEDSLDKIFKPFIQLESSLSRTFEGTGLGLTLAKKYVEMHGGNISVESKTGKGSSFKVELPVNRQKTVRTTIQKLDQQIVES